The stretch of DNA CAAAAGGACGTATGGGGGATTTTATATGGCGAGAAATAGTTATGGATTGGTCATGTTCTGTATAATGATGTTTCTTCTATGGGCACCCGTTTGCTCTTCTGCTTTTGGGGCAGAAACTATTACTTCGCCACTGAATGGAAAGGTTTTGGAACTTTCTGACACATCGCAAGAATATTCCTTTTTTGTTGCAGGACATGTGTATGGGGCACCTCAATCTCCTTCAGTTTTTCCTTCGGCATCATTTCTTGCAAATGTGGATATGATAAATCAAAATGAAGCTAAATTTTTTATTTTGTTAGGAGATTCCATTCGAGCTGCAAATCCTGTTTACATTGAAAACTTCAAACCGGTATGTTCAAATGTAGAAATCTCAATATTCAACGCTGTTGGGAATCATGATTTAACAAACCGTGAGTTATATGAATCTCATTTTGGTCAGACTTACTTTGATTTTAGACATGGCTCTGAACTATTCATCGTATTGGACGGGCAGATCAATAATGGAGAAATAGTTGGTAAACAATTGGAATATCTGAAAGGTGTTTTAGATTATGCTAATAAATCCGAAGAGGTGAAAAATGTATTTATATTCTCGCATAATTTGATTTGGAGCAAAAACAATGCGCATTTAGAAAGAACAGTTTATCCACATACGAATTCTCACGCCAATTATGAAAACATCGATAATTTTAAATCGGTCGTTATGCCGGAGATTACCCGATTATCTCAAACAAAAAAGGTATTTATGATGTCAGGGGATATTGGTGTTTCTTGGTCTCTACCTTTATTTTATCACAAAGATGAAAAACACAATATAACATATATTGCTTGTGGGCTTGGCGATACTGAGAAAGATGCTATTATCAAAGTAGACATAACGAGGGGGGGGAGAAGTGACATTTGAACCCATCTCACTAACTGGTGAAAAATTAGAAGAGATAGACCATTATGGAATAGCCTACTGGACTATATACTTCGACGCACATAATAGCCTATTGGATAAAATTCAAAGGGTGTTATCAAATATTTATTTCCGTCTGGGGATTCTGTTCTCTTTCACTCTTATGAGCGGACTCATAGTATTTATCATTTTATTTAACAAGTTAAGAAAACGATGATAGCAGATATTCTAAATCCAACAAGTTTCAGATACGAAAGAAAGTTTCTAAGTTCTGAACTGAATAGATATGAAATTGAATCGATTGTCAAACTTCATCCTGCAATCTTTTCGGAAATATATCATCAGCGATTTGTGAACAATATCTACTTTGACACAATCAACTGGTCAAGTTATTTTGACAACGTTATTGGCATAAGTCAACGGTTGAAAGTCCGTATTCGTTGGTATGGGAACTTATTCGGATTCATCAAAAAGCCCGTTTTGGAATTAAAGATCAAGAAAGGTTTTTTGGGCGGTAAACTGAAATATCCGTTAGATTCGTTTTACCTTGGCAGCGACTACTCGTTGAAAGCACAACAAGGCATATTCGCAAAATCAGGTGTCCCCGATATATTATCAGAACATCTTAAATCGTTGAAATTCACTCTTCTCAATCGTTACAGCAGAAAGTATTTCGAATCAGCAGACCGTAAATTCAGAATCACCATCGACTTTGATATGGAATTTTACAAAATAGACTCCACAAATAATTCTTTCATTGAAAGAATCGTTGATCACAACAACATAGTTTTAGAATTAAAATATTCTGACAAAGACGATGATGACGCGGGATATATTACCAATCACTTCCCATTCAGAATGACAAAAAGTTCTAAATACGTATCTGGAATCGAAAGACTTTATTCATCCAGTATGTAACTTGACTTTGTCAGATTGTACGTCTTTACAATCTTTTTGGAATGCCATGTTTGTG from Caldisericota bacterium encodes:
- a CDS encoding polyphosphate polymerase domain-containing protein, whose amino-acid sequence is MIADILNPTSFRYERKFLSSELNRYEIESIVKLHPAIFSEIYHQRFVNNIYFDTINWSSYFDNVIGISQRLKVRIRWYGNLFGFIKKPVLELKIKKGFLGGKLKYPLDSFYLGSDYSLKAQQGIFAKSGVPDILSEHLKSLKFTLLNRYSRKYFESADRKFRITIDFDMEFYKIDSTNNSFIERIVDHNNIVLELKYSDKDDDDAGYITNHFPFRMTKSSKYVSGIERLYSSSM